GATGTTGTATTATGCATCCCGCTTCAGTGGAACGTTTTGACGGCGGCGAATGAGCAGGGAGGCGATAAGTCCCACAGACAGAACAGCCGCCAGCAGCATAAATGTAGTCATCTGATTGCCGCCATTCCCCATCAAACGAATGGAAAGCATAGGGGCTATACTCGTACCGGCAAACAGGATGAAGGTATATAGTGAGACCGCTATAGCCCTTGCTGCCCCGCCGAGCTGACCAACTATTGTAATGAGTGAAGGGACACTTAGGGCAATGCCGCTGACAAAACATACACTTAATACCACGATAGCTATTAGAGAATGTGTCATTCCCATCAGCGCCAAACTAAGGATGGAAAGAAGAAGAGCTGTACGTAATACAAGGTGTACATCGAATTTCAGGGCCAATTTTCCGGCGAAGGGTGAGAGAAGCATGCCGATGATGCCAGCCGACCTGACATATAGCATCTGTCTACTATTGAGGCCAAATTCGGGATTGCCAAGGTAGCTTCCCAAAACCGTATACATGCTCACAAATGACATCAGAAGAACAAAAGCAATCGTGTAGCTTAACCATAAAGGATACGAACGCAGAACGGTCCCCAACTGACCGAAGGCTGCCCAAATGCGAACCCCTCGTTGCGGGGAGGGAGCTTTAGGCAGGAAAAAAAGAACGATCAGGAAGGTGATTGCGTACAAAACACCTAGCATTCCAAATACCATATTCCATCCGATTTGTTCGCTGATGATAATACTAAATACCTGTCCGGCAATACCTGCCACTAGAAAACCGGTGCTGATAAAGCCGATGGCTGTTACCCGTTTTTCGGTTGGAAACATATCTACGGCGTATGCGAGAGCAACGGGGGAAAAGGTGGCTGCCGCCAAGCCCTGAAGTAAGCGCAGTGCAACTAATACAGAATACTGACTGGTTAAACTGAGGGAGAACGAAAGGATCGTCAATGCGAGCAATCCAGCGACGATAATCTGCTTGCGTCCAAAGCGATCAGACAATCCTCCATAAATAAGACATCCCGCCGCAAAGCCTAAGGAAAAGATACTTCCCGGCAGAGCTGCTTCAGCTAGCGTTTTTCCAAATACTTTAGCAAAGAGAGGGACCAAAGGGATCGTCACATACAGGCTGGACATGACGACAACCGCTGACCAGCATAGGATTACGGTCATCCATGCATAAGGGAGAGCAACATTTTCCTTCTGGATAACGGTATCGTTTGTTCGTAGTTTACTCATCAATAGAACACTCCTTCATCATCAAATAAGTAATTTGAAATACAAACAATTAAATATATTAGATAACCTAATTATATGTTCAAAAAAAATTACCTGCCCACCCCCAGTTTGTTTTCCATATGATGATGGATTTTTTCTATAATCCGCGAAAAAATGATCTGTTCCTCGGGCTCCAAAATACTCGCTAGGGAAGCACAGGAAGACCAAAATACAGGGAGCACTTGCTGTACAAGGTGAGAACCCGCTTCTGTAATGCGTACATGAATTTTGCGCCGATCTGTAGAACTATGTTCTCTGATAATCCAGCCTCGTTGCTCTGTCCAATCCAGGAGGGATGTTACAGATGCACGTCGGATGCCTAGACGGTCAGCAATCATAGAGGGGCTCATCTGAGCCTGGGATTGGTGCAATGTCAATAGCAACAATAAATCTAGCTTACTCTCTGTCAGGCCGTAAGCAGCTAGATCCAAATCTACCGCGTCGAGCACATTATCACCTGTCCATAGCAAGAAGAGACCAATACGGGCAAGTCGCCGGTCTGTTTCTGCAAGGGCAGTTTGATCCATTAACTTTAGATAAGGTTCTGGGCCCAGACGAGGAAGAGATTGCTGGATGAAGTCCCGCTTACTTTGTTTTGGCGGCATAAGTTCACTCTTTTCATATAATTAGGTTATCTAACTATTTATCAATATAACGTATTGTCATGAATAAAACAATATCTAGAAAGAAATACTGCTACATTCAATACAGAAGCAGGGTTAAAAATCAGCTGAATGAACCAAACTGTAAATAGGTTACCAAAATGCCCCAAAAGATAAGTGAAGGAGGCGTTCCTATGTTCCGCAAGCAGGAAAGAACGCTCATTATTGTATGTATAGTAATTGCGGCCATTATGCTATATGCCGTAATTAAAAGCATAGCTCGCTTGACTCCCTAGTTGGTAATCATGAGTGAATTCGAAGTTTTCCCTATTAAAAATGTGAAATGAAGGAGTGAAACCCATTTGTCTTCACTGGACCCTGTATTGCTAAGCCGGATGCTGACCGGAATTACCCTGTTTGTTCATATCGTATTTGCATCCATCGGCGTTGGCGTACCCTTAATGATTGCACTTGCAGAATGGCGCGGGCTGCGAACTGGTGATTCGCATTATACACTGCTGGCACGGCGGTGGGCTCGGGGGTTTGTCATTACTGTCGCCGTGGGCGTCGTGACAGGCACCTCCATTGGTCTACAGCTCAGTTTGCTTTGGCCTACCTTTATGCGGGTGGCCGGACAAGCGATTGCGCTGCCCCTGTTTTTAGAGACGTTTGCTTTCTTTATCGAAGCAATATTCCTAGGCATCTATTTGTATACCTGGGATCGGTTTAAAAGTAAATATTTTCACTTGATGCTGCTCATCCCGGTAGCGATTGCCTCGTCTGCCTCAGCGGTTTTTATTACGACTGTGAACTCGTTCATGAACCAACCTCAAGGCTTTACACTCAAAAATGGAGTCATGACCAATATTCATCCCATCGAGGCTATGCTAAACCCGGCCACGCCGACCAAAGTGTCCCATGTACTGGCTTCCTCGTATACATTGAGCGCAGGGGTGCTGATGGGGCTGGCTGCTTACAGCATGCTGCGGGGGCGTAATCACCCTTATTTTAAAAAGGCGCTGAAGCTGACGGCCACCTGTACCATTGTATTTGCCATCAGCACAGTGCTGATTGGAGACGCATCCGGCAAATTTCTGGCCAAATATCAGCCGGAGAAGCTGGCTGCTGCCGAATGGCATTTTGATACGATGACACACGCCCCCTTTGTATATGGCGGCTTTATGGACGAAAACGGTGAAATCAAATATGCCCTGAAAGTGCCTTATGCACTTAGTATCCTGGCAGGTAATTTGCCTAGTACGGAGGTTAAGGGGTTAAATGACTATCCGGTGGAGGAGCGTCCGCCGCTGTCTATTCATTATATGTTTGACCTCAAGATCACCACAGGAGTGCTGATTCTCGTCATCCCACTGCTGTATCTGATCCGTAAGCGTTTGCCAGGTCGCAAACCCTACCCCAAATGGCTGCTGCTAGCGCTCATTCTGGTCGGACCGATGGCGATGGTAGCTATTGAGCTGGGCTGGATGTTTGCAGAGGTCGGCAGACAGCCGTGGATTTTACGCGGATATATGAAGGTGTCCGAAGCAGCAACCACTTCTACAAGTGTTGGGTGGATGCTAGTGTTGTTTGTTATTTTGTATCTGGTGTTGTGCTTCTCGGCCATCAAGGTACTCAGCAAGCTATTCCGTAATAAGGATGCCGTGGAAGAGATAAGACAGCTGGGCCTGGAAGGGGCTGAAGGCAAGTGAGCTATGAAATTGTAGGTATCGCTATATTGTGGACCTTCCTGTTTGGATATTTGCTTGTGGCGTCCATTGATTTTGGTGCAGGCTTTTTCAGCTTTTACAGCGTGCTGACAGGCCACCAGAATAAAATCCACAATATCATTCAACGATATCTGTCTCCGGTGTGGGAGGTAACGAACGTATTTCTCATCTTTTTTGTGGTGGGATTAAACGGGTTCTTCCCGGATGCGGCTTATTACTATGGTACGGCGTTACTCGTTCCCGGCAGTATTGCGATTGTGCTGCTCGCGATCCGGGGAGTATATTATGCTTACAATACCTATGGGCATTCGGGTAAAAATAATATCGTCTACATGGCATTGTACGGTGCGACTGGGCTGCTGATTCCCGCGGCACTGTCGACGGTCCTCGCTATTTCAGAAGGCGGCATTATTATAGAGAACAGCACAGGTGTTCATCTGCAATGGGGCCAGCTATTAAGCAACCCTTACACGTGGGCAGTTATTATTCTGGCGCTGGTGAGTGTATTGTATATATCGGCGATGTTTTTGTCCTTTTATGCCAAAAGGGCAGGGGACAAGGTCGCTTTTGAAATCGTACGAGGGTACGCGTTACTCTGGAGTGCTCCTACGATTTTAGCGAGTTTGTTCGCATTTTTCCAGATTAACAAACAAAATCCAGACCATTTTGCCAATATGCTTAGTATGGCCTGGATGTTTGTCGCATCCTTCATATGCTTTGTGGGAGCAGTGTATCTGGTCTGGCAGCGGCGGCATTTGGGTATCTCCTTCATCCTGGTGATGCTGCAATTTGCATTTGCCTGGTATGGCTATGGCCGCTCACATCTTCCGTATGTTCTGTATCCCTACATTAATGTATATAACAGCTTTACGAACTCTACGATGGCGTATGCATTGATTACGGCGTTTGTTGCGGGTCTGCTGGTGCTGGTTCCTTCGCTGATCCTGATATTGAGATTGTTTCTGTTCGATGCAAAGTATGTACGAGGACAAGCGGGAAAGAAGGGGTGAGTTAGAGTGGTTGCTTTCGAGCATTTTACGATCATGTATGAGTCGCCGATCATTATCGTGGTGGCGATTGTGTTTTTGTTTATTTATTCGGCACGCTTTAAAAATCCACAGGACTGACAATAACATGTGGAGCAGGCCTTCTAATAGATCCGGGAGGTCTGTTTTTGCTGTATTATCGCAGAATTTCCTTTACAGATGTGATTGAATTATACTTTACATAGTTCAGGATGTTGCATCATTTCATGATCACATTTGAGTGACAATATATAGTTAAATTGAACCGTTGTGTTTTTTGGAGAACGGGTCTGTCAGGGAGGGGGCTGCATCATGCCTAAAGTGCGTTTTAACAATATGGATCATGTAAATACCGATAAAACCATTAAGCAATTCAGACAATGGCGGCAGGAGCGACGCAGCAAAATAAAGGATTACACGTTCGTTGTGCCCAACCATCTCCCGGAGCTGGAGTTTCTGCATAGTAATCGGGAAATGGCGACGGCGACCTGGGTGGGCCATTCCACCTTTTTCATTCAGTACCTTGGGCTGAATATGGTCACCGATCCGGTGTGGGCAGAGCGTATGGCTTTTGATAAAAGATTGGCTCCGCCCGGTATTCGTATTCAGGATGTGCCACCGCTAGATATCATTCTGCTGTCACATTCGCATTATGATCATTTACATTTGGCATCGTTGCGGAAGTTATATCGTGCAGATACATTGATACTCGTCCCCTCGGGGTTAAAGTCGAAAATGATCCGTAAAGGCTTTCGCAACTGCCATGAGCTGCAATGGTGGGAGCATTTTACGGTAGGTGGAGTGCGGATTACATTTGTTCCGGCACAGCACTGGACACGGCGTACGCCGTTTGATACCAATACTTCACATTGGGGTGGATACGTTCTGCAAAGTGAGCAGCAGGTGATCGGTTCTGCCACGTCTGTTGCAGGCTCAGATGCTCACGCAGAATCAGATTCAGCGGAGGCACCTACGTTGTATTTTGTGGGAGACACCGGATATTTCCGTGGGTTTAAGGAGATTGGCGAGCGCTTTGCTATTGATCTGACCTTTATGCCGATTGGTGCGTATGAACCGGAATGGTTCATGACCTCGCAGCATGTGACACCGGAGGAGGCGTTGCAGGGCTTTGTGGATTGCGGCGCAGATCAGATGATCCCGATGCACTATGGAGCCTTTAAGCTGGCGGACGATACGCCGAGAGAGGCGCTGGATCGTCTTGAAGTGGAGCGAGAGCGCTTGGGGATTGCAAAGGAACGCATCCATGTACTGGGGCACGGAGAGACGCTGAAAATTGGGCGTCGTTGCTCAACTAGAATCTGAAGGGTTCAGTAACGTATATAAAATAAGCGACTCGGTGGACAATGAATTTGCCTGCCGAGCCGCTTTTTTTAGTTTTAGGCTACCGTCCAGAATTATACGGCTTCGATATCACTCGCCAAAGAGGAATCATTGTTCGAGATGGGATGACGAACGATTTTAACCTCATAAAATGTGATTTTGTTTTCAATAATATAGTCTGGAATTTGACGGTGGTTGTGGGATTCGCGGAACGCTTCACTTTTCGTCCAGCCTTGGAAGTTCTCTTTTTCCTGCCAGCGTGTGCTAATCGTTACTTCCTCATAATCCTTCGTGTTTTCCGTCAGCAGCACTTCCAGACCGAGGAAGCCTTCCATTTTTTCAACCTGTCCTTCTTTGTTAAATCTTTCGATGAGCAGGTGGGCATTGCCCGGTGTAATTTTAGATGTATTTGTAACGATAACCATATTAAATTCCTCCTGAATGATGTGGTATGGTCGGTATAATAACCGGATAGCCATCCTCAAATTTGATGGTAGCGTTCATTTCATAAATGTCACGAAGAAAAGCAGACGTCAAAATCTGACGGGGTTCGCCAGCGACGGCGATTCGTCCCTTTTTAAGCGCAATCATATGATGACAATAGGCCGCAGCTTGCTGCAAATCATGCAGTACCATAACAATCGTCAAGCCGGACTCGTGATTGATACGCCGCAGCATATCCATAACTTCAAATTGATGGGCGATATCCAGAAAAGTGGTTGGTTCATCGAGTAAAAGAATACCCGTTTGTTGGGCCAAGGCCATTGCAATTCGCGCTTTTTGTTGTTCACCTCCCGATAGAGTATGGAACATCCGATCTGCATAGGGCTTGATGCCTGTGATTCCCATGACATGGTCGATAATATGCTGGTCTTGTCTGGTAGGACTTGTCCTCAAACCCTTGGTATGAGGGGATCTTCCGTAAGCGACCAGCTCACGGACTGTTAATAACGGCAGCATGTCCTTCATTTGCGGCAGCATGGTAATCGTCTGGGCAAAATCACGCCGTTTGTATTCCTCTACGGGCCTTCCCAGTACGGAAACCTTGCCCTGATCCTGCTTGAGCAGCCGGGTCAAAATCCGCAAAAGCGTAGACTTGCCTGAGCCATTGGGACCGACAATGGCAGTGAGTTGTCCGGCGGGCAAGGTAATGTTCACATCGTCCAACTGGAAATATCCGCGTTGTAAGGAAAGATGCTCACCCTGAATGGCTGTCATCCGAAATTCCCCCGTTTCTTGAGCAGGATTAAGAAGAACGGTGCCCCAATGACGGCCAGCAAAATACCGACAGGCAGCTCAATTGGGTCAAACCAAGAGCGTGCCACTGTATCCGCCAGGACAACCAGTGTTCCGCCGCCCACAATGGAAAGGGGGAGGAGAAAACGATAATCTTCCCCGATGAGCAGCCTTATAACATGGGGGACGACCAGTCCTACGAACCCGATCAGCCCGGCTACACTGACTGCCGTGCCAGCGAGCAGGGCAGAGAGCAAAATAATGAGCATCCGTTGAAGCTCTACCCGCTGGCCCAGCAACTGTGCTGAATCATCACCCAATAGCAACAAATTCGCAGGCTTAATGGCAAACAAAGAGGCGATTAAGCCAATGATAGCGTAAGGAGCCATGAACTCCAGATGATGCCAGCTTCGTCCATTTAACCCGCCGGATAGCCAAGGAAGTACAGCCTGTACGCGGTCGCTGTACATGACCATTACTCCGTTGGTGAGCGCGCCCAGCAACGCGTTGATTGCAACACCAGCCAGTACAA
This window of the Paenibacillus polymyxa genome carries:
- a CDS encoding MFS transporter; protein product: MSKLRTNDTVIQKENVALPYAWMTVILCWSAVVVMSSLYVTIPLVPLFAKVFGKTLAEAALPGSIFSLGFAAGCLIYGGLSDRFGRKQIIVAGLLALTILSFSLSLTSQYSVLVALRLLQGLAAATFSPVALAYAVDMFPTEKRVTAIGFISTGFLVAGIAGQVFSIIISEQIGWNMVFGMLGVLYAITFLIVLFFLPKAPSPQRGVRIWAAFGQLGTVLRSYPLWLSYTIAFVLLMSFVSMYTVLGSYLGNPEFGLNSRQMLYVRSAGIIGMLLSPFAGKLALKFDVHLVLRTALLLSILSLALMGMTHSLIAIVVLSVCFVSGIALSVPSLITIVGQLGGAARAIAVSLYTFILFAGTSIAPMLSIRLMGNGGNQMTTFMLLAAVLSVGLIASLLIRRRQNVPLKRDA
- a CDS encoding MarR family winged helix-turn-helix transcriptional regulator; translation: MPPKQSKRDFIQQSLPRLGPEPYLKLMDQTALAETDRRLARIGLFLLWTGDNVLDAVDLDLAAYGLTESKLDLLLLLTLHQSQAQMSPSMIADRLGIRRASVTSLLDWTEQRGWIIREHSSTDRRKIHVRITEAGSHLVQQVLPVFWSSCASLASILEPEEQIIFSRIIEKIHHHMENKLGVGR
- a CDS encoding cytochrome ubiquinol oxidase subunit I, with protein sequence MSSLDPVLLSRMLTGITLFVHIVFASIGVGVPLMIALAEWRGLRTGDSHYTLLARRWARGFVITVAVGVVTGTSIGLQLSLLWPTFMRVAGQAIALPLFLETFAFFIEAIFLGIYLYTWDRFKSKYFHLMLLIPVAIASSASAVFITTVNSFMNQPQGFTLKNGVMTNIHPIEAMLNPATPTKVSHVLASSYTLSAGVLMGLAAYSMLRGRNHPYFKKALKLTATCTIVFAISTVLIGDASGKFLAKYQPEKLAAAEWHFDTMTHAPFVYGGFMDENGEIKYALKVPYALSILAGNLPSTEVKGLNDYPVEERPPLSIHYMFDLKITTGVLILVIPLLYLIRKRLPGRKPYPKWLLLALILVGPMAMVAIELGWMFAEVGRQPWILRGYMKVSEAATTSTSVGWMLVLFVILYLVLCFSAIKVLSKLFRNKDAVEEIRQLGLEGAEGK
- a CDS encoding cytochrome d ubiquinol oxidase subunit II; translated protein: MSYEIVGIAILWTFLFGYLLVASIDFGAGFFSFYSVLTGHQNKIHNIIQRYLSPVWEVTNVFLIFFVVGLNGFFPDAAYYYGTALLVPGSIAIVLLAIRGVYYAYNTYGHSGKNNIVYMALYGATGLLIPAALSTVLAISEGGIIIENSTGVHLQWGQLLSNPYTWAVIILALVSVLYISAMFLSFYAKRAGDKVAFEIVRGYALLWSAPTILASLFAFFQINKQNPDHFANMLSMAWMFVASFICFVGAVYLVWQRRHLGISFILVMLQFAFAWYGYGRSHLPYVLYPYINVYNSFTNSTMAYALITAFVAGLLVLVPSLILILRLFLFDAKYVRGQAGKKG
- the cydS gene encoding cytochrome bd oxidase small subunit CydS, with amino-acid sequence MVAFEHFTIMYESPIIIVVAIVFLFIYSARFKNPQD
- a CDS encoding MBL fold metallo-hydrolase; the protein is MPKVRFNNMDHVNTDKTIKQFRQWRQERRSKIKDYTFVVPNHLPELEFLHSNREMATATWVGHSTFFIQYLGLNMVTDPVWAERMAFDKRLAPPGIRIQDVPPLDIILLSHSHYDHLHLASLRKLYRADTLILVPSGLKSKMIRKGFRNCHELQWWEHFTVGGVRITFVPAQHWTRRTPFDTNTSHWGGYVLQSEQQVIGSATSVAGSDAHAESDSAEAPTLYFVGDTGYFRGFKEIGERFAIDLTFMPIGAYEPEWFMTSQHVTPEEALQGFVDCGADQMIPMHYGAFKLADDTPREALDRLEVERERLGIAKERIHVLGHGETLKIGRRCSTRI
- the isdG gene encoding heme oxygenase; the protein is MVIVTNTSKITPGNAHLLIERFNKEGQVEKMEGFLGLEVLLTENTKDYEEVTISTRWQEKENFQGWTKSEAFRESHNHRQIPDYIIENKITFYEVKIVRHPISNNDSSLASDIEAV
- a CDS encoding ABC transporter ATP-binding protein — encoded protein: MTAIQGEHLSLQRGYFQLDDVNITLPAGQLTAIVGPNGSGKSTLLRILTRLLKQDQGKVSVLGRPVEEYKRRDFAQTITMLPQMKDMLPLLTVRELVAYGRSPHTKGLRTSPTRQDQHIIDHVMGITGIKPYADRMFHTLSGGEQQKARIAMALAQQTGILLLDEPTTFLDIAHQFEVMDMLRRINHESGLTIVMVLHDLQQAAAYCHHMIALKKGRIAVAGEPRQILTSAFLRDIYEMNATIKFEDGYPVIIPTIPHHSGGI
- a CDS encoding FecCD family ABC transporter permease, translating into MNKLQRTRRRTIAWITLPILLLAVSVYGLAYGSVSIPLQEINQVLLHNDESTYRTILMDLRLPRVLVGLLVGACLAASGALLQGVMKNPLADPGIIGVSAGGGLAAVITMVMLPQLSYLLPVTAFLGAFLSAIVIYLLAWDRGASPVKIVLAGVAINALLGALTNGVMVMYSDRVQAVLPWLSGGLNGRSWHHLEFMAPYAIIGLIASLFAIKPANLLLLGDDSAQLLGQRVELQRMLIILLSALLAGTAVSVAGLIGFVGLVVPHVIRLLIGEDYRFLLPLSIVGGGTLVVLADTVARSWFDPIELPVGILLAVIGAPFFLILLKKRGNFG